From the Candidatus Eisenbacteria bacterium genome, one window contains:
- a CDS encoding HAD family hydrolase, translating to MRLVWLFDVDGTLIRSYGTAREAFSEAARHVLGVEDPLEDFAFAGGLDPLLLKSVVDRHGRTLDDAQTARFWEVVRDRTQAGLEAGRARVLPGVRELLEAISREPQWLSGLLTGNGRDMARLKLGHFGLLDAFAFGSFGDEAADRNALACLAVERARERWQVPAERCVVVGDTEKDVRCARAAGAHSIAVTTGTRTREDLLRESPDLLLDDLSDTAMVVRWARAIAPRAGD from the coding sequence ATGCGTCTGGTGTGGCTGTTCGACGTCGACGGCACCCTGATCCGGAGCTACGGAACCGCGCGCGAGGCCTTTTCCGAGGCCGCCCGGCACGTGCTCGGTGTCGAGGACCCGCTCGAGGACTTCGCGTTCGCAGGCGGTCTCGACCCGCTGCTCTTGAAGAGCGTGGTCGACCGGCACGGTCGAACGCTCGACGACGCGCAGACGGCGCGGTTCTGGGAAGTGGTGCGGGACCGCACCCAGGCCGGGCTCGAGGCCGGTCGCGCGAGAGTCCTGCCCGGCGTCCGCGAGCTGCTCGAAGCCATCTCCCGTGAGCCGCAATGGCTGTCCGGCCTGCTCACCGGGAACGGCCGCGACATGGCGCGGCTCAAGCTCGGCCATTTCGGCCTGCTCGACGCTTTCGCCTTTGGCTCCTTCGGCGACGAGGCGGCGGACCGCAACGCCCTGGCCTGCCTGGCGGTGGAACGCGCGCGCGAGCGCTGGCAGGTGCCCGCCGAGCGTTGCGTGGTGGTGGGCGACACGGAGAAGGACGTCCGGTGTGCGCGCGCCGCGGGCGCTCACTCGATCGCGGTCACCACGGGGACGAGGACGCGGGAGGATCTCCTGCGGGAATCGCCCGACCTGCTGCTCGACGACCTGAGCGACACCGCGATGGTCGTTCGCTGGGCCCGCGCGATCGCGCCTCGAGCCGGCGACTAG
- a CDS encoding prolyl oligopeptidase family serine peptidase translates to MIRTASPRTLGLSFLLLIAAAPPGAASPGVRIVCPPAAVTATDDAKWRVGIKVINDMEVGILGDSLTCEVDDLDPGITGAGRHFQGTTTTVSQVMKSLGHRDSTTITFTGYASCDRARLTFRLFGHSTTGEPYQATCSVETAPSLVSRSFPSTFIEDKEKRIETVFISERWPRDASPAILLVHPEGSHARRMLPLAWNLVNAGYSVMMVSLPGYGQSTGPSDFGGPATVRALGLALDALRRSPQVDSTRIGIWGISRGATAAALLAAQRPLTALVLQSGVFDPSTAYRATRSDSLRRALDKEGKSNGGWNARSAIKVAHRIKTPVLFIHGEADTEAVANQSLDLAGKLRASGGTVEMQLVPKVGHAVPSSVSYPFVTAFLKPYLKPAR, encoded by the coding sequence ATGATCCGCACGGCTTCCCCACGCACTCTGGGCTTGTCCTTCCTCCTGCTCATCGCCGCCGCCCCGCCTGGTGCTGCGAGTCCGGGAGTTCGGATCGTATGCCCGCCGGCGGCGGTCACGGCGACCGACGACGCCAAATGGCGCGTCGGGATCAAGGTCATCAACGACATGGAGGTGGGCATTCTGGGCGACAGCCTGACCTGCGAGGTCGACGACCTCGATCCGGGGATCACGGGAGCCGGCCGGCACTTCCAGGGAACGACGACCACGGTCAGCCAGGTGATGAAGTCCCTGGGCCACCGTGACAGCACGACGATCACCTTCACCGGCTATGCATCGTGCGACCGCGCGCGCCTCACGTTTCGGTTGTTCGGTCATAGCACGACCGGCGAGCCATACCAGGCCACGTGCAGCGTCGAGACCGCGCCCAGCCTGGTCTCCCGCTCCTTCCCGTCCACGTTCATCGAGGACAAGGAAAAGCGAATCGAGACCGTGTTCATCTCCGAGCGCTGGCCGCGCGATGCCTCTCCCGCGATCCTCCTGGTCCACCCCGAGGGCAGCCATGCGCGGCGAATGCTTCCGCTCGCATGGAATCTCGTGAACGCGGGCTACAGCGTCATGATGGTGAGTCTTCCGGGGTACGGCCAGTCCACGGGTCCTTCAGACTTCGGAGGGCCGGCGACGGTGAGAGCCCTGGGGCTCGCGCTCGACGCATTGCGCCGCTCGCCGCAGGTGGACTCGACCCGCATCGGGATATGGGGAATCTCGCGCGGGGCGACCGCGGCGGCGCTGCTCGCGGCGCAACGACCGCTCACCGCTCTGGTCCTGCAGTCGGGGGTGTTCGATCCCTCGACGGCTTATCGGGCGACCCGCAGCGATTCGCTGCGACGCGCACTCGACAAGGAAGGCAAGTCGAACGGGGGATGGAACGCTCGATCCGCGATCAAGGTCGCCCATCGCATCAAGACTCCTGTGCTCTTCATCCACGGCGAAGCCGACACCGAGGCGGTCGCCAACCAGTCCTTGGATCTCGCGGGCAAGCTGCGAGCCTCCGGTGGCACGGTGGAGATGCAGCTCGTGCCCAAGGTCGGCCATGCGGTGCCCTCCAGCGTGAGCTACCCGTTCGTCACCGCTTTCCTCAAGCCTTACCTCAAGCCGGCACGATAG
- a CDS encoding M14 family zinc carboxypeptidase produces the protein MTRSPSLRAASSLLLGTLPFALAAVLVGSAAASARDPGAPRKVRVSLAEGLTAQALVSAGLDVIEARPGRFAMVLEWPGDAERLARLGASREVVDDDPGATEARLAREDLARVSRPRGKMVVSAARADGIQRIEVLPPFGSGSFAGFWTLEEVKMKLDDLVASDVQDVVADKIDTLGYSLQGRPIWGLRIARSIPGPDTRPVVFYNSLTHAREPEGMQALLYFADDIVSKYGSDPTATYLLDHRVLYFVPVVNPDGYRINQDYYFASGGVAFSYHRKNARDTNGNGLVDRGTDGVDLNRNYGFQWAFNDTGSSPVASDETYRGPSAFSEPESQAQRDIVIALGPRCGMSFHTYGDLMIHPWGYTPQATPDSLRFYEWDDEITLGNGYHSGQGIRVLYEVNGEFTDWCYGETVLKPRMFAWTPELGGPSDGFWPFASRILPIARENLRGCYWVASIAGPVVRVERATLAEGALLRGGVAHLTLRARNKGLSPTPGPELTATLVSLSPGAHVVQGSGGLPSIGSFQSVDQPAALGFAIAADDTVTLGRRLRFQVSFSDAAGFFSRDTLELYCGAPTVLLADDAETGMGNWSTNTWATQTGDAYRPGTFFSDSPALYPNNANRTFTAGSAYNLTTGVHAYLDFLVRWEFEGDYDAGVVEANLSGNNWTPAPARASVPAGTSGEQDLLSGGPIFEGAGKLWRPERVDLSAFAGPTSSTVKIRFRSLSDQNTNFDGFRVDSVRLVTFNPANQPAPVAVGETPTGAALELAAPSPNPARQAARLAFTLPVAGDVRLEVLDLQGRRVRSLADGRYSAARYELGWDLLDASGRRTPPGLYLLRLTTGTASVTRRLMVL, from the coding sequence ATGACCCGATCCCCCTCGCTGCGTGCCGCCTCGTCATTGCTGCTCGGAACGCTTCCGTTCGCGCTCGCGGCAGTGCTCGTGGGCTCCGCGGCGGCCAGCGCACGCGATCCCGGGGCACCCAGGAAGGTGAGGGTTTCGCTGGCCGAAGGCCTGACCGCTCAGGCGCTGGTCAGCGCCGGGCTGGACGTGATCGAGGCTCGCCCCGGCCGCTTCGCCATGGTTCTCGAGTGGCCCGGCGATGCCGAGCGTCTGGCGCGGCTCGGCGCGTCCCGCGAGGTGGTCGACGACGATCCCGGCGCCACCGAGGCGCGTCTTGCGCGCGAGGATCTCGCACGCGTTTCGCGGCCGCGCGGCAAGATGGTGGTGAGCGCGGCGCGCGCCGACGGCATCCAGCGCATCGAAGTCCTGCCGCCTTTCGGCTCGGGGAGCTTCGCCGGCTTCTGGACGCTCGAGGAAGTGAAGATGAAGCTCGACGACCTCGTCGCCTCGGACGTCCAGGACGTGGTGGCCGACAAGATCGATACCCTGGGCTATTCGCTCCAGGGCCGGCCGATCTGGGGACTGCGGATCGCCAGGAGCATCCCCGGTCCGGACACGCGTCCGGTGGTGTTCTACAACTCGCTCACCCATGCGCGCGAGCCCGAAGGCATGCAGGCGCTCCTCTACTTCGCCGACGACATCGTCTCGAAGTACGGCAGCGATCCGACCGCCACCTACCTCCTCGATCATCGCGTGCTCTACTTCGTGCCGGTCGTGAATCCCGACGGCTATCGGATCAACCAGGACTACTACTTCGCCTCCGGCGGCGTGGCGTTCAGCTATCACCGCAAGAACGCGCGCGACACCAACGGCAACGGACTCGTGGACCGCGGCACCGACGGCGTCGACCTCAACCGCAACTACGGGTTCCAGTGGGCATTCAATGACACCGGCTCGAGCCCGGTCGCGAGCGACGAGACCTACCGCGGGCCTTCGGCGTTCTCGGAGCCCGAGAGCCAGGCGCAGCGCGACATCGTGATCGCGCTCGGCCCGCGATGCGGCATGTCGTTCCACACCTACGGAGACCTCATGATCCACCCGTGGGGCTACACGCCGCAGGCGACGCCGGACTCTCTGCGCTTCTACGAGTGGGACGACGAGATCACGCTCGGCAACGGATACCACTCCGGCCAGGGCATCCGCGTGCTCTACGAGGTCAACGGCGAGTTCACCGACTGGTGCTACGGCGAGACGGTGCTCAAGCCCCGGATGTTCGCGTGGACGCCGGAGCTCGGTGGTCCGAGCGACGGCTTCTGGCCCTTTGCGTCGCGCATCCTGCCGATCGCCCGCGAGAACCTGCGAGGGTGCTATTGGGTGGCGTCGATCGCCGGGCCGGTGGTGCGGGTCGAGCGAGCGACGCTCGCCGAAGGGGCGCTGCTCCGCGGGGGCGTGGCGCATCTGACCCTCCGTGCGCGCAACAAGGGACTCTCTCCCACGCCTGGTCCCGAGCTGACCGCCACGCTCGTGTCGCTCTCGCCGGGCGCCCACGTGGTGCAGGGTTCGGGCGGCTTGCCGTCGATCGGCTCGTTCCAGAGCGTCGATCAGCCCGCGGCCCTCGGCTTCGCGATCGCCGCCGACGACACGGTGACGCTCGGGCGCAGGCTCAGGTTCCAGGTGAGCTTCAGTGATGCTGCTGGGTTCTTCTCGCGCGACACGCTCGAGCTCTACTGCGGGGCGCCAACCGTTCTGCTCGCCGACGACGCCGAGACGGGCATGGGCAATTGGAGCACGAACACCTGGGCCACTCAGACCGGGGACGCCTACCGGCCCGGAACGTTCTTCTCGGACTCACCGGCTCTCTATCCCAACAACGCCAACCGCACGTTCACCGCCGGCAGCGCCTACAACCTCACGACTGGAGTCCATGCCTACCTCGATTTCCTGGTGCGCTGGGAGTTCGAAGGCGACTACGACGCCGGCGTCGTCGAGGCCAATCTCTCCGGCAACAACTGGACGCCCGCGCCCGCGCGCGCCTCGGTGCCTGCCGGCACGAGCGGGGAGCAGGACCTTCTCTCCGGGGGCCCGATCTTCGAAGGCGCTGGCAAGCTGTGGCGGCCCGAGCGCGTCGATCTCTCGGCGTTCGCCGGACCGACCAGCTCCACGGTCAAGATCCGCTTTCGGTCACTGAGCGACCAGAACACCAACTTCGACGGCTTCCGCGTCGACTCGGTGCGTCTCGTCACGTTCAATCCCGCGAACCAGCCCGCCCCGGTCGCGGTCGGCGAGACTCCGACCGGGGCGGCGCTCGAGCTCGCGGCGCCATCGCCCAATCCCGCTCGGCAGGCCGCCCGGCTGGCCTTCACGCTCCCGGTTGCCGGCGACGTGCGGCTCGAAGTCCTCGACCTCCAGGGGCGTCGCGTGCGCTCACTGGCGGATGGCCGCTACTCCGCGGCGCGCTACGAGCTGGGCTGGGATCTCCTGGATGCGAGCGGCCGGCGTACGCCACCCGGCCTCTATCTGCTGAGACTCACGACCGGGACGGCGTCGGTGACGCGCCGG